One segment of Amycolatopsis alba DSM 44262 DNA contains the following:
- a CDS encoding aspartate aminotransferase family protein, whose translation MMSSAHNPLWHPFADMGAVDGDRLVITRGEGSYVWDDEGKRYFDATASLWYANFGHGREEIAQAVGDQLRTLDSYNLFGYNANEPALKLAERVSALAPEPGSKVFFGSGGGDVIDTAVKIARSYFAHTGRPEKVHVIGRVQGYHGTHGFGTAVGGIAANAAGFGPLPGDISHVPYDSAEALEAEIQRVGPERVAAFFCEPVIGAGGVLLPPDGYIETVAEICRKHGVLFVADCVIAAFGRLGTWFGIDRWAVKPDMITTAKGITGGTIPLGALIVAPRVAEPFFTGKPGAPVLRHGATYAGHPVACAAGNATLDLYERDGLIPRGRELEKPLADALSGLVSHPLVAEVRAGLGFLAAVELKADVVAANPGAANRLQRLARDEGVLVRNLAKGIAVSPPLIAGEAELDQLATALPRALDKLV comes from the coding sequence ATGATGTCGTCCGCGCACAATCCGCTGTGGCATCCCTTCGCGGACATGGGAGCGGTCGACGGCGATCGGCTGGTCATCACCCGCGGCGAGGGTTCCTACGTCTGGGACGACGAGGGGAAGCGGTACTTCGACGCGACTGCGTCGCTCTGGTACGCGAACTTCGGCCACGGCCGCGAGGAGATCGCGCAGGCCGTCGGGGACCAGCTGCGGACGCTCGATTCGTACAACCTGTTCGGCTACAACGCCAACGAACCCGCGCTCAAGCTCGCCGAACGGGTCTCCGCGCTCGCGCCGGAACCAGGTTCGAAGGTGTTCTTCGGTTCGGGCGGTGGCGACGTCATCGACACCGCGGTCAAGATCGCCCGCTCGTACTTCGCGCACACCGGACGACCGGAGAAAGTGCACGTCATCGGGCGAGTGCAGGGTTACCACGGCACGCACGGGTTCGGCACGGCCGTCGGCGGCATCGCGGCCAACGCCGCCGGTTTCGGGCCGCTGCCGGGCGACATCTCGCACGTGCCGTACGACAGCGCCGAAGCGCTCGAAGCCGAGATCCAGCGGGTCGGGCCGGAGCGGGTCGCGGCGTTCTTCTGCGAACCGGTGATCGGCGCGGGCGGGGTCCTGCTGCCGCCGGACGGCTATATCGAGACGGTCGCCGAGATCTGCCGCAAACACGGCGTGCTGTTCGTCGCGGACTGCGTGATCGCCGCGTTCGGGCGGCTGGGCACCTGGTTCGGGATCGACCGGTGGGCCGTGAAACCGGACATGATCACGACCGCGAAGGGCATCACCGGCGGGACGATCCCGCTGGGCGCGCTGATCGTCGCGCCGAGGGTGGCCGAGCCGTTCTTCACCGGCAAGCCGGGTGCGCCGGTGCTGCGGCACGGCGCGACCTACGCGGGGCATCCGGTCGCTTGCGCGGCGGGGAACGCGACGCTGGACCTCTACGAACGCGACGGGCTCATCCCGCGCGGGCGGGAACTGGAGAAGCCGCTGGCGGACGCGCTTTCCGGACTGGTCTCACATCCGCTCGTCGCCGAGGTCCGGGCAGGACTGGGCTTCCTTGCCGCGGTCGAACTGAAGGCCGACGTCGTCGCGGCGAACCCCGGCGCGGCGAACCGGTTGCAGCGGCTGGCGCGGGACGAAGGCGTCCTGGTGCGGAACCTGGCCAAGGGGATCGCGGTCTCGCCGCCGTTGATCGCCGGGGAAGCCGAACTGGACCAGCTCGCGACGGCCCTGCCGCGCGCACTGGACAAACTCGTCTAG
- a CDS encoding dihydrofolate reductase family protein, which yields MSKVFTGLAVSVDGYISGKLPEGAEEFGSGLGDAPTLFDWYFDGDTPSEVFDGFKLSEPSARFFDTIASRIGAIVAGRTTYEHSGRFGGGSPHPTAPMVLLTRRPVPEAGDRQTVITTGVEDAIAAAREIAGNKDVGLMGGGLVSSALAAGLVDEVILHQVPILLGKGRRFFNELPEHVELRLLQAIPAPGVTHLHYGVERGGVGR from the coding sequence ATGAGCAAGGTCTTCACCGGCCTCGCCGTCTCGGTCGACGGCTACATCAGCGGGAAACTGCCCGAGGGCGCCGAAGAGTTCGGAAGCGGGCTCGGCGACGCGCCGACGCTGTTCGACTGGTACTTCGACGGCGACACCCCGAGCGAGGTGTTCGACGGCTTCAAACTGAGTGAACCGAGCGCGCGGTTCTTCGACACCATCGCGAGCCGGATCGGCGCGATCGTCGCCGGGCGCACCACCTACGAGCATTCCGGCCGGTTCGGCGGCGGGAGCCCGCACCCGACGGCGCCGATGGTCCTCCTCACCCGCCGTCCCGTGCCCGAAGCCGGTGACCGGCAGACCGTGATCACGACCGGAGTCGAGGACGCCATCGCCGCGGCACGCGAGATCGCCGGGAACAAGGACGTCGGCCTGATGGGCGGCGGGCTGGTCAGCTCCGCGCTGGCGGCGGGGCTGGTCGACGAGGTGATCCTCCACCAGGTGCCCATCCTGCTCGGCAAGGGCAGGAGGTTCTTCAACGAACTCCCGGAGCACGTGGAACTCCGTCTGCTGCAGGCGATCCCGGCTCCCGGCGTGACCCA
- a CDS encoding alpha/beta hydrolase fold domain-containing protein, with product MAETAGQRVAELRMRGGVARVHWPSGQHAAAPLVLWFAPGGAGAERVAGCGAVVIAAGVPAFPAARAVLEWAAAHPRSLGAGSGPVLVAGEGPGAELAARVAKYAKEQGWPPVREVDGGPRGIAAHLEQAKRIVEE from the coding sequence ATGGCCGAAACAGCAGGTCAGCGCGTTGCCGAGCTGCGGATGCGGGGCGGCGTCGCGCGGGTGCACTGGCCTTCCGGGCAGCATGCCGCGGCCCCGTTGGTGCTCTGGTTCGCGCCCGGTGGAGCCGGGGCCGAACGGGTCGCGGGTTGTGGCGCGGTGGTGATCGCCGCCGGGGTGCCCGCGTTCCCGGCGGCGCGGGCGGTCCTGGAGTGGGCGGCGGCGCATCCCCGGAGCCTGGGGGCAGGTTCGGGGCCGGTGCTCGTCGCGGGGGAGGGGCCGGGAGCCGAGCTCGCCGCGCGCGTCGCGAAGTACGCGAAGGAGCAGGGCTGGCCACCGGTCCGCGAGGTGGACGGCGGTCCTAGGGGTATCGCCGCCCACCTCGAACAAGCGAAACGAATCGTGGAGGAATGA
- a CDS encoding alpha/beta hydrolase fold domain-containing protein translates to MSERPAGPRLLGMPSAADAIELKHLRAFVAVADELNFSRAANRLFVSQPALSRQIKALEQLIGCQLLRRSTHRVELTLAGEALLGATLPLLSDMDDAITLTRSVGGEVNARVTQLWNSVVEDGGSGLAAMREAFEALNAQLPVPDGTEVRPVQTDGVSSLVVSPGPGHRPSVLHLHGGGYIAGSAFGYRPLTGALAAATGAAVLVPDYRLAPEHPFPAALEDALRAYRWLLGQGTAPERLTVSGDSAGGGLAVSLLLKLKEEGLPQPGKAVLLCPLVDVVDPPDGSTPVAKWFSLYVRDHPPADPLLNVFEADLSGLPPLLVQSGTEDVTLPETRRFVDHAREQGLDVRFDLYPVSTHVFHLFWSFLPEAADALEQVAGFLGENESGSAAEAG, encoded by the coding sequence ATGTCCGAACGACCCGCCGGGCCGCGGCTGCTGGGCATGCCTTCGGCCGCCGACGCGATCGAGCTCAAGCACCTGCGGGCGTTCGTCGCGGTCGCCGACGAACTCAACTTCAGCCGCGCCGCGAACCGGCTGTTCGTCTCCCAGCCCGCCCTCAGCCGCCAGATCAAGGCACTGGAACAGCTGATCGGCTGTCAGCTGCTGCGCCGATCGACCCACCGCGTCGAGCTGACCCTCGCCGGTGAGGCACTGCTCGGCGCCACGCTCCCGTTGTTGTCGGACATGGACGACGCGATCACCCTCACCCGCTCGGTCGGTGGCGAGGTGAACGCGCGGGTCACGCAACTGTGGAATTCGGTCGTCGAAGACGGCGGAAGCGGTCTCGCGGCGATGCGCGAAGCCTTCGAAGCGCTTAACGCACAACTTCCCGTCCCGGACGGCACCGAGGTGCGGCCGGTCCAGACGGACGGCGTGTCCTCACTGGTCGTCTCCCCCGGACCGGGGCACCGGCCGAGCGTGCTCCACCTGCACGGCGGCGGGTACATCGCGGGTTCGGCCTTCGGGTACCGCCCGTTGACCGGCGCGCTGGCGGCGGCCACCGGCGCCGCCGTGCTGGTGCCGGACTACCGGCTCGCGCCGGAGCATCCCTTCCCCGCCGCGCTGGAGGACGCGCTCCGCGCCTACCGATGGCTGCTCGGCCAGGGCACCGCCCCGGAGCGGCTCACCGTCAGCGGCGACTCGGCGGGCGGTGGCCTCGCCGTCTCCCTGCTGCTCAAGCTGAAAGAGGAAGGGCTGCCCCAGCCCGGCAAAGCGGTCCTGCTGTGCCCGCTGGTGGACGTGGTGGATCCACCGGACGGCAGCACACCGGTCGCGAAGTGGTTCTCGCTCTACGTCCGCGATCACCCGCCTGCCGATCCCCTGCTGAACGTCTTCGAGGCCGACCTGTCCGGGCTGCCGCCGCTACTCGTCCAGTCGGGTACCGAGGACGTGACGCTGCCCGAGACGCGCCGCTTCGTCGACCATGCCCGCGAGCAGGGGCTGGACGTGCGCTTCGACCTGTACCCGGTCAGCACGCACGTCTTCCACCTGTTCTGGTCGTTCCTTCCCGAAGCCGCGGACGCTCTCGAGCAGGTCGCCGGTTTCCTCGGCGAGAACGAGAGCGGCTCCGCGGCCGAAGCCGGCTAG